A stretch of the Streptomyces ortus genome encodes the following:
- a CDS encoding tyrosine-type recombinase/integrase translates to MTTTPRDNPTSRRARANGDGTVYQRKDHRWEAAGYVLAPGNIRKRVRVYGSSRTEALAKLTEKIAASNRGLPVPTAQGSLSAYLTYWLENVAIHQLRENTHTRYTAVARLYLIPGLGRKKLAKLTAKDIRTWLNQLRTTCQCCTRGLDSARDQPVCCAAGKCCSRRLSPLTLAYVHSVLKSALEHAVREEEIPRNVARNVRTGTPRPRRFEPLTAEEAREFLAAANGHRLQPLFELALHTGLRKGELLGLRWEDLDLTGGTASIRHTLQRTNTAGLTALPTKTQNSERRIALPTPCLRSLEQHRNRQRQEREAAGAGWKDSGYVFTRPNGAPIKEATLTRHFNTLLRQARLRRIRFHDLRHSAATLLLEQGVELVVIKELLGHAHIGVTATVDAHVRLRLQRDAIDLLGNALRDPAEITGEPEDGDVQPPCAALIR, encoded by the coding sequence ATTACGACCACTCCCCGCGACAACCCCACATCCCGCCGCGCCCGTGCCAACGGCGACGGGACCGTCTACCAGCGCAAGGACCACCGCTGGGAAGCCGCCGGATACGTCCTCGCCCCCGGCAACATCCGCAAACGCGTCCGCGTCTACGGCAGCTCGCGCACGGAGGCGCTGGCCAAACTCACCGAGAAGATCGCCGCCAGCAACCGCGGACTCCCCGTCCCCACCGCGCAGGGCAGCCTGTCCGCGTACCTGACGTACTGGCTTGAGAACGTCGCCATCCACCAGCTCCGCGAGAACACCCACACCCGCTACACCGCCGTCGCCCGGCTCTACCTCATCCCCGGCCTCGGACGAAAGAAGCTCGCCAAGCTCACCGCCAAGGACATCCGCACCTGGCTCAACCAGCTCCGCACCACCTGCCAGTGCTGCACCCGCGGCCTCGACAGTGCCCGCGACCAGCCCGTCTGCTGCGCTGCGGGGAAGTGCTGCTCCAGGCGGCTCTCGCCGCTGACCTTGGCCTACGTCCACTCCGTGCTCAAGTCCGCCCTGGAGCACGCGGTGCGCGAGGAGGAGATCCCGCGCAACGTCGCCCGCAACGTCCGCACCGGCACACCCCGGCCCCGCCGCTTCGAACCCCTCACCGCCGAGGAAGCCCGCGAGTTCCTGGCCGCCGCCAACGGTCACCGGTTGCAGCCGCTGTTCGAACTCGCTCTGCACACCGGGCTCCGCAAGGGCGAACTCCTCGGCCTGCGCTGGGAAGACCTCGACCTTACCGGTGGCACCGCCAGCATCCGACACACCCTCCAACGCACCAATACCGCCGGCCTGACCGCCCTCCCGACCAAGACCCAGAACTCCGAACGACGCATCGCCCTGCCGACGCCATGCCTGCGCTCTCTCGAACAGCACCGCAACCGCCAGCGTCAGGAACGCGAAGCGGCGGGCGCGGGCTGGAAGGACAGCGGCTACGTCTTCACCCGACCCAACGGAGCCCCAATCAAGGAAGCCACCCTCACCCGGCACTTCAACACCCTGCTCCGTCAGGCCAGGCTCCGCCGCATCCGATTCCACGACCTCCGCCACTCGGCGGCGACCCTCCTCCTGGAGCAGGGAGTGGAACTCGTCGTGATCAAGGAGCTGTTGGGGCACGCCCACATCGGCGTCACCGCCACCGTCGACGCCCACGTCCGGCTCCGCCTCCAGCGCGACGCCATCGACCTCCTCGGCAACGCGCTACGCGATCCCGCCGAGATCACAGGCGAGCCCGAAGATGGCGACGTCCAGCCACCTTGTGCAGCGCTCATCCGCTGA
- a CDS encoding transposase: MGSKYTKRYTEEFKRDAIALVDSSGKTVTAVARELGISSESLRGWYRQAKTDRGEGAPGELTSAEREELKRLRRQNAEQAQTIEVLRKAAVFFAKESDR; this comes from the coding sequence GTGGGAAGCAAGTACACGAAGCGGTACACCGAAGAGTTCAAACGGGACGCGATCGCGCTCGTCGACTCCTCGGGCAAGACGGTCACCGCCGTCGCCCGGGAACTCGGCATCAGCTCGGAGTCCCTGCGCGGCTGGTACCGCCAGGCCAAGACTGACCGGGGCGAAGGCGCTCCGGGTGAGCTCACGAGCGCTGAGCGCGAGGAGCTAAAGCGGCTGCGCAGGCAGAACGCCGAGCAGGCACAGACGATCGAGGTCCTGCGAAAAGCCGCGGTCTTCTTCGCGAAAGAGAGCGATCGGTGA
- a CDS encoding ABC transporter: protein MSAMTDTGSPHGQAPAGPSRTGSGAGRGIGLRLRGMKWLIWRQHRAAYWTLLATTLVAVAVMVYERDQMVTYLEGYGWPRLKPGWEERFDKVSLGLFAQLIGFTPIVIGVFLGAPLLAGDLESGTAKLVTTQSASRVRWLTTKLGMTALVVGTSTAALSAAFTWWWSPVKSSSSVMDWSDGTAFDSSGPVPVGLTLLTLIGGVAIGMLLRRTLLSMVVTLGFAVAVQVVWSRFRMSLGDAVTVNTGKGVGDDAFPKLPDSAHVLDQSYVTSSGDHIGWGSCSEATEKATNACLDKAQVVGWHIEYIPITQMSSMQWLGTSLLLALTAGVTAFVVLWGRKRVV from the coding sequence ATGAGTGCGATGACCGACACCGGCAGCCCCCACGGCCAGGCACCCGCCGGCCCGTCCCGCACCGGCTCCGGCGCCGGCCGCGGCATCGGCCTTCGACTCCGCGGCATGAAATGGCTCATCTGGCGTCAGCACCGAGCCGCCTACTGGACCCTGCTGGCCACCACCCTCGTCGCCGTCGCCGTCATGGTCTACGAACGCGACCAGATGGTGACGTACTTGGAGGGCTACGGCTGGCCCCGGCTGAAGCCCGGCTGGGAGGAGCGGTTCGACAAGGTATCGCTCGGCCTCTTCGCGCAACTGATCGGGTTCACCCCGATAGTGATCGGTGTCTTCCTCGGCGCACCGCTGCTCGCCGGTGACCTGGAGAGCGGTACCGCCAAGTTGGTCACCACGCAGTCCGCCAGCCGTGTCCGCTGGCTCACCACCAAGCTCGGGATGACCGCGCTCGTGGTCGGGACGTCCACCGCGGCACTCTCCGCGGCGTTCACCTGGTGGTGGTCACCGGTCAAGTCGTCGTCGTCCGTCATGGACTGGTCCGACGGCACCGCCTTCGACAGCAGCGGACCCGTACCCGTGGGGCTCACCCTGCTCACGCTCATCGGTGGCGTGGCGATCGGCATGCTACTGCGCCGGACCCTGCTGTCCATGGTCGTCACCCTGGGCTTCGCCGTCGCCGTGCAAGTGGTCTGGTCGCGCTTCCGGATGTCTCTCGGCGACGCCGTCACCGTCAACACCGGCAAGGGCGTCGGGGACGACGCCTTCCCGAAGCTGCCCGACAGCGCCCACGTCCTGGACCAGTCCTACGTCACCTCGTCGGGCGACCACATCGGCTGGGGCAGTTGCTCGGAAGCGACGGAGAAAGCCACGAACGCCTGCCTGGACAAGGCACAGGTCGTCGGCTGGCACATCGAGTACATCCCGATCACCCAGATGTCGTCCATGCAGTGGCTCGGCACCTCGCTCCTGCTGGCGCTCACCGCCGGTGTCACGGCCTTCGTCGTCCTCTGGGGACGCAAGCGCGTCGTCTGA
- a CDS encoding ATP-binding cassette domain-containing protein, translating to MTTSNEAGYGPDQWPDHGPGHDGPAAESAIEARGVGRRYRRGWALRDCSFRLPAGRICGLVGPNGAGKTTLMAVAANLLEPTTGTLRVFGAAPESAEAGRRTAFLAQEKPLFRRFTVAETLRLGRELNPDWDQRAAEDIVRAGNVPFHARIGTLSGGQRTRVAFAVAFGKRPDLLLLDEPLSDLDPLVRHEMMSTLLAQVAERGTTVLMSTHMLAELENTCDYLLAIADGGLRLAGEVDELRTAHALLTGVQSDGQAPQEVARHTVIETRVSGRQFTSLIRPDGPVSGPWQASTPSLEELLLSYLRSPQAPPLISPSSYVGPQAVAA from the coding sequence ATGACGACGAGCAACGAGGCGGGCTACGGACCGGATCAATGGCCGGATCATGGGCCGGGCCACGACGGCCCGGCCGCCGAGTCCGCGATAGAGGCCCGCGGGGTCGGCCGCAGGTACCGGCGCGGCTGGGCGCTGCGGGACTGTTCCTTCCGGCTGCCCGCCGGGCGGATCTGCGGCCTGGTGGGACCCAACGGCGCCGGCAAGACCACACTGATGGCCGTCGCCGCCAATCTGCTGGAGCCGACGACCGGCACGCTACGGGTGTTCGGAGCCGCCCCGGAGTCCGCGGAGGCCGGCCGGCGTACCGCGTTCCTCGCCCAGGAGAAGCCGCTGTTCCGGCGCTTCACCGTCGCCGAGACCCTGCGGCTGGGCCGCGAACTGAATCCGGACTGGGACCAGCGGGCCGCCGAGGACATCGTACGGGCGGGCAATGTGCCCTTCCACGCGAGGATCGGCACCCTCTCCGGCGGCCAGCGCACCCGGGTGGCCTTCGCCGTCGCCTTCGGCAAGCGCCCCGACCTGCTGCTCCTCGACGAGCCGCTGTCCGACCTCGACCCGCTGGTGCGACACGAGATGATGAGCACCCTGCTGGCCCAGGTGGCCGAGCGGGGCACCACCGTGCTGATGTCCACCCATATGCTCGCCGAGCTGGAGAACACCTGCGACTACCTCCTGGCGATCGCCGACGGAGGGCTGCGCCTCGCCGGTGAGGTCGACGAGCTGCGCACCGCCCACGCCCTGCTCACCGGAGTCCAGTCCGACGGACAGGCGCCCCAGGAGGTCGCGCGCCACACCGTCATCGAAACCCGTGTCAGCGGACGGCAGTTCACCTCGCTGATCCGCCCCGACGGGCCCGTCAGCGGTCCCTGGCAGGCGAGCACCCCGAGCCTGGAGGAACTCCTGCTCTCGTATCTGCGCTCCCCCCAGGCACCACCCCTCATCAGTCCCAGCTCCTACGTCGGCCCGCAGGCGGTGGCGGCATGA
- a CDS encoding GntR family transcriptional regulator: MEFRIDRRSGVAAYQQIVQQTKQALRLGVLVPGDQLPTAKEVAATSAVNPNTTLKAYRELDREGLVELRPGMGTFVRLSLARPQSGANSPLRGELEAWMERAQEAGLEQEDVSALVTSVMEERYATTNKAAAGNGEQQ, encoded by the coding sequence TTGGAGTTCCGTATCGACAGGCGGAGTGGGGTTGCCGCCTATCAGCAGATCGTGCAGCAAACCAAGCAGGCCCTGCGGCTCGGCGTACTCGTGCCCGGGGACCAGCTGCCGACGGCCAAGGAGGTCGCGGCGACCTCCGCGGTCAACCCGAACACGACGCTCAAGGCCTATCGCGAGCTGGACCGCGAGGGCCTGGTAGAGCTGCGGCCAGGCATGGGCACCTTCGTCCGCCTGTCACTGGCCCGGCCGCAGAGCGGGGCGAACTCCCCGCTGCGGGGCGAGTTGGAGGCGTGGATGGAACGGGCCCAGGAAGCAGGCCTGGAACAGGAGGACGTGTCCGCGCTGGTCACGTCGGTGATGGAAGAGCGGTACGCCACCACGAACAAGGCCGCCGCGGGGAACGGGGAACAGCAATGA
- a CDS encoding S8 family peptidase: MALGAGLLVTGTDDASAAGTESLAAGPAGQAGAPARTVTLVTGDKVVLDTKGKVTGVTAAEGRKGMAFTIRQDAQHAYVVPHDAEALIVDGTVDRRLFDVTRLVSSHYDDARRPDLPLIVTYDKGRPVPASTFRNSGATVRRELPSINGDAVRARKSEGSALWKTLTGGAGGTRTSEKVKKIWLDDKVEASLDRSVPQIGAPTAWAAGYDGKGVKVAVLDTGVDATHPDLKDRIDAAKNFSAATDTVDRAGHGTHVASTIAGSGAASPAASGTKYQGVAPGARLLVGKVLDDEGTGDNSSVIAGMQWAVEQGAEVVNMSLGGDDSEGIDPVEQAVNDLSATSGALFVIAAGNDGPKEGTVGSPGSAAAALTVGAVDRQDAIADFSSRGPTADGFLKPDITAPGVGIVAAKAAEGFMGDPAADGYVSLSGTSMATPHVAGAAAVLAQEHPDWNGSRIRAALTASAKPAAGTSAYTQGTGRVDVAEAITQQLTSSPTALGFGTQTYPHTDDQPVTKEVTYRNAGTEPLTFDLATEAYGNDGKPAAEGMFTVSPQRLTVPAGGEATATVTADTRVGTAEGTFGGSVTATAVGAGADGTTARTSIGVNREVESYDLTIKHLDLKGQAAGLGSTDIYGVDNKIWTTVSDKNDGEVTVRLPKGRYSLQGVIPAGGDVDSGAVLLHPKFALTKDTGLVMDARETKPVRITVPDSAAKPAGAMATFYIDINNRSYTTIYEVAGFQDLRVGHLGAALPATEGLAMYYGLWQHGTDVYRPAWNRTGDLSGFTQNITRSQLSKVDVVVGAPAEGKTSHISTSPLTPNGFYNMFAIEGGLPRTGTDYVLPNNVEWFSQVSQYGAPDADGEPTWEGTQAGAPRTYAAGKDYTERFNVGVFGPSLPSGPLSPVSDRPGAVREGDTFSAYLPLFSDGDGNLGRSVHTKAESSLHADGKKIFATDEPLDGTSHTLPAGRHTYKLAVDVSRSPAQSAVSTRVAATWTFASEHVSGGTAERLPLTVVRFTPDLSTASTVKAGTALKVPFTLQGAATKVSTLRELAFDVSYDDGRTWTRTLPVKGTHLKLRSPATPGPVSLRATLTDADGNTLVQTVDRAYRTVK; encoded by the coding sequence GTGGCACTCGGCGCCGGACTGCTGGTGACCGGCACCGACGACGCGTCGGCCGCCGGAACCGAGAGCCTCGCCGCGGGCCCGGCGGGGCAGGCCGGAGCCCCCGCGAGGACGGTCACGCTCGTGACCGGGGACAAGGTGGTCCTGGACACCAAGGGCAAGGTCACCGGAGTGACCGCCGCCGAGGGACGCAAGGGGATGGCCTTCACCATCCGGCAGGACGCGCAGCATGCGTACGTGGTGCCCCATGACGCCGAAGCACTGATCGTGGACGGGACGGTGGACCGGCGGCTGTTCGACGTGACACGGCTGGTGAGTTCGCACTACGACGACGCCCGCCGCCCCGATCTGCCGCTGATCGTCACCTACGACAAGGGCAGGCCCGTCCCGGCGAGTACGTTCAGGAACTCGGGCGCCACGGTCCGCCGGGAGCTGCCGAGCATCAACGGCGACGCCGTACGCGCCCGCAAGTCCGAGGGCTCGGCCCTGTGGAAGACACTCACCGGCGGGGCCGGTGGCACCCGCACATCCGAGAAGGTCAAGAAGATCTGGCTGGACGACAAGGTCGAGGCGAGCCTGGACAGGAGCGTGCCGCAGATCGGCGCGCCCACCGCCTGGGCCGCGGGGTACGACGGCAAGGGAGTCAAGGTCGCCGTCCTCGACACCGGTGTCGACGCCACACACCCGGACCTGAAGGACCGTATCGACGCGGCGAAGAACTTCTCCGCCGCGACGGACACCGTCGACCGCGCAGGTCACGGCACCCATGTCGCATCGACGATCGCGGGCTCGGGAGCCGCGTCTCCCGCGGCGTCCGGCACGAAGTATCAGGGGGTGGCGCCCGGCGCCCGGCTCCTGGTCGGCAAGGTCCTGGACGACGAGGGCACCGGCGACAACTCCTCCGTCATCGCCGGGATGCAGTGGGCCGTCGAACAGGGCGCCGAAGTCGTCAACATGAGCCTCGGCGGCGATGACAGCGAAGGCATCGATCCTGTCGAGCAGGCGGTCAACGACCTGTCGGCCACTTCCGGCGCCCTGTTCGTCATAGCCGCCGGCAACGACGGTCCGAAGGAAGGCACCGTCGGCTCTCCCGGCAGCGCCGCCGCCGCGCTCACCGTCGGCGCCGTCGACCGCCAGGACGCCATCGCCGACTTCTCCAGCCGCGGCCCGACAGCGGACGGCTTCCTCAAGCCCGACATCACCGCGCCCGGCGTGGGCATCGTCGCCGCCAAGGCCGCCGAGGGATTCATGGGAGACCCTGCCGCCGACGGCTATGTCTCCCTGAGCGGTACGTCGATGGCGACCCCGCATGTCGCGGGCGCCGCCGCCGTCCTCGCCCAGGAGCATCCCGACTGGAACGGCAGCCGGATCAGGGCCGCCCTCACCGCCTCCGCGAAGCCTGCCGCTGGCACCTCCGCGTACACGCAGGGCACGGGCCGGGTGGACGTCGCCGAGGCGATCACCCAGCAGCTCACCAGCAGTCCCACCGCGCTGGGTTTCGGCACACAGACGTACCCGCACACCGATGACCAGCCGGTCACCAAGGAGGTCACCTACCGCAACGCGGGCACCGAACCCCTCACTTTCGACCTGGCCACCGAGGCGTACGGCAACGACGGCAAGCCCGCCGCCGAGGGCATGTTCACGGTCTCACCCCAGCGGCTCACCGTCCCGGCGGGCGGGGAGGCGACCGCCACCGTGACCGCCGACACCCGGGTGGGAACGGCCGAGGGCACCTTCGGAGGCTCGGTGACCGCGACCGCCGTCGGCGCGGGAGCCGACGGCACCACGGCGCGCACCTCCATCGGCGTCAACCGCGAGGTCGAGTCGTACGACCTGACCATCAAGCACCTCGACCTCAAGGGTCAGGCCGCCGGCCTCGGCTCGACCGACATCTACGGCGTGGACAACAAGATCTGGACCACCGTCTCCGACAAGAACGACGGCGAGGTCACCGTCCGCCTGCCGAAAGGCCGGTACAGCCTGCAGGGCGTGATCCCGGCCGGTGGCGACGTCGACAGCGGCGCGGTGCTGCTGCATCCGAAGTTCGCGCTGACCAAGGACACCGGCCTGGTCATGGACGCCCGTGAGACCAAGCCCGTCCGCATCACCGTGCCGGACAGCGCGGCGAAGCCGGCCGGCGCCATGGCCACCTTCTACATCGACATCAACAACAGGTCGTACACCACCATCTACGAGGTCGCGGGCTTCCAGGACCTCCGCGTCGGGCATCTCGGTGCCGCACTGCCGGCCACCGAGGGGCTCGCGATGTACTACGGCCTCTGGCAGCACGGCACCGACGTCTACCGGCCGGCCTGGAACCGGACCGGCGACCTGTCCGGCTTCACCCAGAACATCACGCGCTCACAGCTCAGCAAGGTCGACGTCGTCGTCGGGGCGCCCGCCGAGGGCAAGACGTCGCACATCAGCACGTCACCCCTGACGCCGAACGGTTTCTACAACATGTTCGCGATCGAGGGCGGCCTGCCGCGGACCGGCACCGACTACGTCCTCCCCAACAACGTCGAGTGGTTCTCCCAGGTCAGTCAGTACGGCGCCCCCGACGCCGACGGCGAGCCGACGTGGGAAGGTACGCAGGCCGGTGCACCCAGGACCTACGCCGCGGGCAAGGACTACACCGAGCGCTTCAATGTGGGCGTCTTCGGTCCCTCCCTCCCCTCCGGCCCACTCTCACCGGTCTCCGACCGCCCCGGAGCGGTCCGCGAGGGCGACACCTTCTCGGCGTACCTGCCGCTGTTCTCCGACGGTGACGGCAACCTGGGCAGGTCCGTCCACACCAAGGCCGAGAGCTCGCTCCATGCCGACGGCAAGAAGATCTTCGCCACCGACGAACCACTGGACGGCACCTCCCACACCCTCCCCGCCGGCCGGCACACCTACAAGCTCGCCGTCGACGTCTCCCGGTCCCCGGCCCAGTCCGCCGTCAGCACCCGGGTCGCGGCGACGTGGACGTTCGCCTCGGAGCACGTCTCCGGCGGGACCGCCGAACGCCTGCCGCTGACCGTCGTCCGCTTCACTCCCGACCTGTCGACGGCCAGTACCGTCAAGGCGGGGACGGCCCTCAAGGTGCCCTTCACCCTCCAGGGCGCGGCCACCAAGGTCAGCACCCTGCGTGAACTCGCCTTCGACGTCTCCTACGACGACGGCAGGACCTGGACCAGGACCCTGCCCGTGAAGGGCACGCACCTCAAGCTGCGCAGCCCCGCCACCCCCGGCCCGGTCTCCCTCCGAGCCACCCTCACCGACGCGGACGGCAACACCCTGGTCCAGACCGTCGACCGGGCCTACCGCACCGTCAAGTAG
- a CDS encoding IS3 family transposase, whose product MNERYAFIEAEKTTHGVAFLCRLLKVARSSFYAWLAAQKTRAARQAADAALTHEITVIHLASRGTYGVPRVHAEPRRPGRSVNHKRVARLMREHGIQGARRRRRRSLTRPDKKARPAPDLIGRDFHADIPGTKLVGDITFLPTAEGWLYLACWPDLATREVVGYAMADHPRAELVVDALNMSHGRAGLEPGCVIHSDRGSAEYTSAQFRYHIGEWGLRQSCGRTGSCFGNAAAESFWALLKEEIGTRIWPDRATARAEVFNFIETFYNRRLRKHKTFGYLTPAETRQRHQHTLAA is encoded by the coding sequence GTGAACGAGAGGTACGCGTTCATCGAGGCGGAGAAGACCACCCACGGCGTCGCTTTCCTGTGCAGGCTGCTGAAGGTGGCCCGCTCCTCTTTCTACGCCTGGCTCGCCGCGCAGAAGACCCGCGCCGCCCGCCAGGCCGCCGACGCGGCTTTGACCCACGAGATCACCGTCATCCACCTCGCCTCCCGTGGAACCTACGGCGTCCCGCGCGTCCATGCCGAACCGCGGCGTCCGGGAAGGTCTGTGAACCACAAGCGCGTAGCCCGCCTGATGCGTGAGCACGGCATCCAGGGCGCCCGCCGTCGTCGGCGCCGGTCGCTGACGCGGCCGGACAAGAAGGCCAGGCCGGCCCCCGACCTGATCGGCCGCGACTTCCACGCCGACATCCCCGGCACGAAGCTGGTCGGAGACATCACTTTCCTCCCGACGGCCGAGGGCTGGCTCTACCTCGCCTGCTGGCCGGACCTGGCCACCCGCGAGGTTGTCGGCTACGCCATGGCCGACCATCCCCGGGCCGAACTCGTCGTGGATGCCCTCAACATGTCCCACGGCCGGGCCGGTCTGGAACCCGGCTGTGTCATACACAGTGATCGTGGAAGCGCCGAGTACACCTCGGCTCAATTCCGCTACCACATAGGTGAGTGGGGGCTGCGGCAGAGCTGCGGACGCACCGGATCATGCTTCGGCAACGCCGCTGCGGAGAGTTTCTGGGCCCTGCTCAAAGAGGAAATCGGCACTCGAATCTGGCCCGACCGGGCCACCGCCCGCGCCGAGGTCTTCAACTTCATCGAGACCTTCTACAACCGCCGCCTGCGCAAGCACAAGACCTTCGGCTATCTCACCCCAGCCGAGACCAGGCAACGGCATCAACACACCCTCGCGGCATAA